A stretch of the Nicotiana tabacum cultivar K326 chromosome 6, ASM71507v2, whole genome shotgun sequence genome encodes the following:
- the LOC107815731 gene encoding protein PHYTOCHROME KINASE SUBSTRATE 3-like, giving the protein MAADDNTTSLRIASFSCYLSNPEESFVQKIGGAVESALISPPEIPFSLTAVKAAKAATAKPSLNSNQDNLANLRVESFSSYLKTKEDNFVFKNLAAPVQDPTIAFVFPQQVKQLERNKSKDGEISIFGADKYFNMDLDYGAAPLPPAGVMKYRGINPPNLKPNVQSGTPSICSEASSWNSQNALLRNIRRNGYQTKQKKTTRRFLDTFACQPCSDKKAVYVDESIGHAISQPGPKHGVGPSALSLAQDQSIEEQRKSLEVFGSGKMGKGDIAVNLERKLSMLTWDAIPKAQNLPTTTNGSSTVCDDMASDASSDLFEIENISSSGYGLVNTQTSGDCMSSSCMSPTTQYAPSEVSIEWSVVTASAADYSSIISDYDEKNFGISGNINSRNATNKTTKNKNTVGKEVQKTRPSTGLLGCKSQKAVNVAETVHKTSEKAKQR; this is encoded by the coding sequence ATGGCAGCCGATGATAATACGACCAGCCTTCGTATTGCATCATTTTCTTGTTACCTCAGCAACCCTGAAGAGAGCTTTGTACAGAAAATTGGTGGTGCAGTTGAGTCTGCTCTTATTTCACCCCCTGAGATCCCCTTTTCCTTGACTGCAGTAAAAGCTGCTAAGGCAGCTACTGCAAAGCCGTCCTTAAACAGCAACCAAGATAACCTCGCGAATCTTCGCGTGGAATCTTTCTCTTCTTATCTCAAAACAAAGGAAGACAACTTTGTGTTTAAGAATTTAGCAGCTCCAGTTCAAGATCCTACTATTGCATTTGTATTTCCTCAACAGGTAAAGCAACTAGAACGAAACAAGTCCAAAGATGGAGAGATTAGCATATTTGGTGCTGACAAGTACTTCAACATGGACTTGGATTATGGAGCTGCTCCTCTCCCTCCAGCTGGGGTTATGAAGTACAGGGGAATAAATCCACCAAACCTGAAACCCAATGTACAGTCAGGAACTCCTAGCATTTGTTCTGAGGCAAGCAGCTGGAACAGTCAAAATGCACTGTTACGAAATATTCGGCGAAATGGATATCAGACAAAGCAGAAGAAGACGACAAGAAGATTTTTGGACACTTTCGCATGTCAACCTTGTTCGGACAAGAAAGCAGTTTATGTGGATGAAAGCATAGGACATGCAATTTCCCAGCCAGGACCAAAGCATGGGGTAGGTCCTTCTGCGTTGAGTTTGGCTCAGGATCAAAGCATTGAAGAGCAGAGGAAATCACTGGAAGTGTTTGGCTCTGGCAAAATGGGAAAAGGAGATATAGCAGTTAACTTAGAGAGGAAACTCTCTATGTTAACTTGGGACGCTATTCCTAAAGCCCAAAACCTCCCTACAACCACCAATGGAAGCAGCACAGTCTGTGATGACATGGCTAGCGATGCTAGCTCCGATTTATTCGAAATTGAGAATATATCCAGCAGTGGATATGGACTTGTGAATACACAAACTTCAGGTGATTGTATGTCTAGCAGTTGCATGTCTCCAACAACTCAGTACGCGCCAAGTGAGGTCAGCATTGAGTGGAGCGTTGTCACGGCCAGTGCTGCTGATTACTCGTCCATTATCTCCGATTATGATGAAAAAAACTTTGGCATTAGTggtaacataaattcaagaaatgcAACCAATAAAACCACCAAAAACAAGAATACAGTAGGCAAAGAGGTGCAAAAAACTCGCCCTAGTACTGGGCTTTTAGGTTGCAAGAGCCAAAAAGCGGTAAATGTGGCTGAAACTGTGCATAAGACTAGTGAGAAAGCAAAACAAAGATGA